From Humisphaera borealis, the proteins below share one genomic window:
- a CDS encoding sensor histidine kinase, with the protein MRSNLPANSMNGAAGAAAGGLATADTASATATRRYVRQESLVASGGLALAAVLFVIVAGAAYWSADHVSPSNYGLTLMAAVGGIGSTAMLALLFLYRSLRRRLSGLMAVRDALLSSSLSGGTAAPGAVMPVNPALGPEAQAWNLLVAERDQVRREALAEKAREALGRRRQARGDLDAACDAMSQGLILFDDQGQIKYANGAAATFLRVDREKMVNADVGVAIKVDSVVAAVRQVVAGTSRRRSVIDVDRKAESKGTDSTAGVLRFSVRPVRREDAASAMIVIEDITQQKAAEEARHAFVAQATHELRTPLTNIRLYVETAIEDGEADPSIRVQALNVINSESRRLERIVGEMLSVAEIEAGAFKLKSDDVRLDQLFDGLKQDYQQQAMEKKIALVFVLPPKLPVLQADREKVAVALHNLVGNALKYTPAGGSVTVRVDADDKQLAVAVADTGIGISEEDCQKIFERFYRANDNRVDKITGTGLGLTIAREVARLHGGDITVESQLNKGSTFTLALPLKTAA; encoded by the coding sequence GTGCGTTCCAATCTTCCCGCCAATTCAATGAACGGTGCTGCCGGCGCTGCCGCTGGGGGTCTTGCAACGGCAGACACTGCCAGTGCTACCGCTACCCGTCGCTACGTGCGGCAGGAATCGTTGGTCGCCTCGGGCGGCCTGGCCCTTGCGGCCGTCCTGTTCGTGATTGTTGCCGGCGCGGCCTACTGGTCGGCCGACCATGTCAGCCCCAGTAACTACGGCCTGACCCTGATGGCCGCTGTCGGCGGAATCGGCTCGACGGCAATGCTCGCGCTGCTTTTCCTTTACCGATCGCTGCGGCGTCGTTTGAGCGGGTTGATGGCCGTTCGCGACGCCTTGCTGTCGTCGAGTCTATCGGGAGGCACAGCCGCGCCGGGGGCCGTGATGCCCGTCAATCCTGCGCTCGGACCCGAAGCCCAGGCGTGGAACCTGCTGGTCGCCGAGCGCGACCAGGTCCGTCGCGAAGCGCTGGCCGAGAAAGCCCGCGAAGCCCTCGGCCGTCGCCGCCAGGCCCGGGGTGATCTCGACGCCGCGTGCGACGCGATGAGCCAGGGGTTGATCCTGTTCGACGATCAGGGCCAGATCAAATACGCCAACGGCGCAGCCGCGACGTTCCTCCGGGTCGATCGAGAGAAGATGGTCAACGCCGACGTCGGCGTCGCGATCAAGGTCGATTCGGTCGTCGCCGCCGTCCGGCAGGTGGTCGCCGGTACGAGCCGTCGCCGCAGCGTGATCGACGTCGACCGCAAGGCCGAGTCAAAGGGGACGGACTCGACGGCGGGCGTGCTGCGGTTCAGCGTTCGGCCGGTCCGCCGGGAAGACGCGGCCTCGGCGATGATCGTGATCGAGGACATCACCCAACAAAAAGCCGCCGAAGAGGCCCGCCACGCGTTTGTCGCCCAGGCGACGCACGAGCTCCGCACGCCGCTGACCAACATCAGGCTCTATGTCGAGACGGCGATCGAGGACGGGGAGGCCGATCCGAGCATCCGCGTGCAGGCGTTGAACGTCATCAACAGCGAATCCCGCCGGCTCGAGCGAATCGTCGGAGAAATGCTCTCAGTCGCCGAGATCGAAGCCGGCGCGTTCAAGCTCAAAAGCGACGATGTCCGGCTGGATCAGTTGTTCGATGGCCTGAAGCAGGATTACCAGCAGCAGGCGATGGAAAAGAAGATCGCGTTGGTATTCGTGCTTCCGCCGAAGCTTCCGGTACTGCAGGCAGATCGCGAGAAGGTCGCCGTCGCGCTGCACAACCTTGTCGGCAATGCTCTGAAGTACACGCCCGCCGGCGGAAGCGTAACGGTGCGTGTCGACGCAGACGACAAGCAGTTGGCGGTAGCGGTCGCCGACACCGGGATTGGCATCTCGGAAGAAGACTGCCAGAAGATCTTCGAGCGGTTCTACCGGGCGAACGACAATCGCGTGGACAAGATCACCGGAACCGGCCTGGGGCTGACCATCGCCCGGGAAGTCGCCCGTCTGCACGGGGGCGATATCACCGTCGAGTCGCAACTGAACAAGGGCAGCACGTTCACGCTGGCACTGCCGCTGAAGACGGCGGCGTGA
- a CDS encoding tRNA dihydrouridine synthase, with protein sequence MHLSTPTPPIIAPVTMPSIGPLQLQQPFCQAGLAGYSDRAMRVVARRRGCAYALTEALLDVILCNGGEGLRKSIDINDEDHPVAGQVIGSDADTMSRAALLLHRAGYDAIDLNYACPVKKIKNKARGGHMLKDLPRAIDILKSVRDALPPSAVTTVSLRKSFDDSPQSEETFFQIADAAWSLGYSAIRVHGRTVEQKYQGQADWAFIRKVKQRYPNRTILGSGDVFTAEDAVRMLRETGVDIAWIARGAIGNPWIFGHAAALLATERSGSTMEAGRSNQVCAPSSIVNPPSSIFSPPTIHAQRDALEEHFALAMQIHGESLAGRRMRKMGIKYSRFHPQADQVKKQFIAVQSLRDWSEVLQRWYATEGPGVWPAATAADEVNNDTSMQSCEAVA encoded by the coding sequence GTGCATCTATCCACCCCGACACCTCCTATAATCGCCCCCGTCACAATGCCATCCATCGGACCCCTCCAACTTCAGCAGCCCTTCTGTCAGGCCGGACTGGCCGGCTACAGCGACCGCGCAATGCGCGTGGTCGCCCGACGACGGGGTTGCGCGTATGCACTGACCGAAGCCTTGCTCGACGTCATTCTCTGCAACGGGGGGGAAGGATTGCGGAAAAGCATCGATATCAACGACGAAGACCATCCGGTGGCCGGCCAGGTTATCGGGTCTGATGCCGACACGATGAGTCGTGCCGCCCTGCTCCTGCACCGCGCCGGTTACGACGCGATCGATCTCAACTACGCCTGCCCGGTGAAGAAGATCAAGAACAAGGCCCGGGGCGGCCACATGCTGAAGGACCTGCCCCGGGCGATCGACATCCTCAAGTCCGTGCGCGATGCCTTACCCCCCTCGGCGGTCACCACCGTAAGCCTGCGCAAGAGCTTTGACGATTCGCCGCAATCCGAAGAAACGTTCTTTCAGATTGCCGACGCGGCCTGGTCGCTGGGCTACTCGGCGATTCGCGTTCATGGCCGGACTGTCGAACAGAAGTACCAGGGCCAGGCAGACTGGGCGTTCATCCGGAAGGTGAAGCAGCGGTATCCGAATCGCACCATCCTCGGCAGCGGCGATGTCTTCACCGCAGAGGATGCCGTGCGAATGCTCCGGGAGACGGGCGTCGATATCGCCTGGATCGCCCGGGGCGCGATCGGCAACCCGTGGATCTTCGGGCACGCCGCAGCTCTGTTGGCCACGGAACGCAGTGGATCGACGATGGAGGCTGGAAGATCGAACCAAGTGTGTGCGCCATCGTCCATCGTCAATCCGCCATCCTCTATATTCTCTCCTCCCACCATCCACGCGCAGCGCGACGCCCTCGAAGAACACTTCGCGCTGGCGATGCAGATTCACGGCGAATCTCTCGCCGGCCGACGGATGCGCAAGATGGGGATCAAGTACAGCCGATTCCACCCCCAGGCGGATCAGGTCAAAAAGCAGTTCATCGCGGTGCAAAGCCTGCGTGACTGGAGTGAAGTCCTGCAACGCTGGTATGCCACCGAAGGCCCCGGTGTCTGGCCCGCCGCGACGGCGGCCGACGAAGTAAACAACGACACGTCGATGCAGAGTTGCGAAGCGGTGGCTTAA
- the serS gene encoding serine--tRNA ligase: MIDLKDLRDNPDKYRDGAKKKNMGVDIDAVLALDGKHRQAQVEFDRLKAEQNLLSQKIGKAKDPAERETIKQQAAAMKPRLKELEDAGRETRVQLDQLLWSIPQPPDADVPVGRDATDNVVVRHWGEPRTFDFKPLSHIEIGKKLGLMDFEAGAKIAGSRSYFLKAGGAELHWAVIRLALDMMTREKGFTLLSVPVMVRDNAMRGTGFFPAGREQAYRVGETTEEGDEVRFLTGTAEVALTAYAAPETDSVTLTEADLPLKLTAASTCFRREAGTYGKDTAGLYRVHQFDKVEQVVICRNDIEESKKWHAEMLGYSEELLKRLNLPHRVIQCCTGDIGVKNASMLDVETWMPSRFDGKNPASGYGETHSASRLYEFQARRLNLRYKDKDGKTRFCHTLNNTVVASPRILIPIIENYQNADGSVTVPEALRGYIGRETL, from the coding sequence ATGATCGACCTGAAGGACCTCCGCGACAACCCCGACAAGTACCGCGACGGCGCCAAGAAGAAGAACATGGGCGTCGATATCGACGCCGTGCTCGCCCTCGACGGCAAACATCGGCAGGCACAGGTGGAGTTCGACCGGCTCAAGGCGGAGCAGAACCTGCTCAGCCAGAAGATCGGCAAGGCCAAAGACCCCGCCGAGCGTGAGACCATCAAGCAGCAGGCGGCGGCGATGAAGCCGCGGCTGAAGGAACTCGAAGACGCAGGCCGCGAAACGAGAGTGCAGCTCGACCAGCTCCTCTGGTCGATCCCGCAGCCGCCAGACGCCGATGTTCCGGTCGGCCGCGATGCCACTGACAACGTTGTCGTCCGCCACTGGGGTGAGCCGCGGACCTTCGATTTTAAGCCGCTGTCGCACATTGAAATCGGCAAGAAGCTGGGGCTGATGGATTTCGAGGCCGGCGCGAAGATCGCCGGCAGCCGCAGCTACTTCCTGAAAGCCGGCGGCGCGGAACTGCACTGGGCGGTGATCCGCCTGGCGCTCGACATGATGACCCGCGAGAAGGGTTTCACGCTGCTGTCAGTCCCGGTGATGGTTCGAGACAATGCGATGCGCGGCACCGGCTTCTTCCCCGCCGGGCGGGAGCAGGCGTACCGCGTTGGTGAGACGACCGAGGAAGGGGATGAAGTCCGCTTCCTGACCGGCACCGCCGAGGTGGCGCTGACGGCGTACGCCGCCCCCGAGACCGACTCGGTCACGCTCACCGAAGCAGACCTGCCGCTGAAGCTGACTGCCGCCAGCACCTGCTTTCGTCGTGAGGCGGGCACCTACGGCAAGGACACCGCCGGCCTCTACCGGGTGCATCAGTTCGACAAGGTCGAACAGGTGGTCATCTGCCGCAACGACATCGAAGAGAGCAAAAAGTGGCACGCCGAGATGCTCGGCTACAGCGAAGAGCTGCTGAAGCGGCTGAATCTGCCACACCGCGTCATTCAGTGCTGCACCGGCGACATCGGCGTGAAGAACGCTAGCATGCTCGACGTCGAAACCTGGATGCCCAGCCGTTTCGACGGCAAGAATCCCGCCAGCGGCTATGGCGAAACCCACAGCGCCAGCCGGCTGTACGAGTTCCAGGCCCGCCGGCTGAACCTGCGTTACAAGGACAAGGACGGCAAGACGCGGTTCTGCCACACGCTCAACAACACGGTGGTCGCGAGTCCGCGGATTCTGATTCCCATCATCGAGAACTACCAGAACGCCGACGGCAGCGTGACGGTGCCGGAGGCGCTGCGGGGCTATATCGGAAGGGAAACGCTGTAG
- a CDS encoding pyridoxal phosphate-dependent aminotransferase: MQKIPCQSARISRVQTPVIPVIGEMIARHPGTISLGQGVVHYAPPPTVAQAVAAAADDPRTYRYGLAFGIPELLDPIRAKLRNENGVRIGVERRIAVTAGSNMAFVNAVLAIADPGDEVILLSPYYFNHEMAIRIAGCKPVVVATDGEYQPDVASIAAAVTPRTRAVVTVSPNNPSGAVYPEATLRAINALCRDHGIFHVSDEAYEYFVYDGGTHFSPASIEGSEPHTIACYTLSKAYGMAGWRVGYMVLPMLLEEAVKKIQDTNLICPAIMTQFAGAGALKAGQAWCRSQISGFEKVRDTVLNELATLGDRIHLPRPGGAFYGLMRVNKRIEDMRLVEALISDFGVAVMPGSTFGLTEHCYLRAAYGALAAETVTEGIGRLVKGLGALI; encoded by the coding sequence ATGCAAAAGATTCCGTGCCAATCCGCTCGTATCAGCCGCGTGCAGACGCCCGTCATTCCAGTGATCGGGGAGATGATCGCGCGTCATCCGGGGACAATCTCTCTGGGCCAGGGGGTGGTTCACTACGCGCCGCCGCCTACCGTGGCGCAGGCGGTCGCCGCGGCGGCGGACGACCCGCGCACGTACAGGTACGGCCTGGCGTTCGGGATTCCAGAACTGCTGGACCCCATTCGAGCAAAGCTGCGGAACGAGAACGGGGTTCGTATCGGTGTGGAAAGACGGATCGCCGTGACGGCGGGCTCGAACATGGCGTTCGTCAATGCCGTGCTTGCGATTGCCGACCCGGGCGACGAAGTGATCCTGCTGTCCCCTTATTACTTCAATCACGAGATGGCGATCCGCATCGCCGGGTGTAAGCCTGTCGTGGTCGCGACGGACGGCGAATACCAGCCGGATGTTGCGTCGATCGCGGCGGCTGTCACGCCGCGAACGCGTGCCGTGGTGACCGTCTCTCCGAACAACCCCAGCGGTGCCGTCTACCCGGAAGCGACGCTGCGGGCGATCAACGCGTTGTGCCGCGACCACGGCATCTTCCACGTCAGTGACGAGGCATACGAATACTTCGTCTACGACGGTGGCACCCACTTTTCGCCGGCCTCGATCGAAGGGAGCGAGCCCCACACGATCGCGTGCTACACCCTTTCCAAGGCCTACGGCATGGCGGGCTGGCGGGTGGGATACATGGTGTTGCCGATGCTGCTGGAAGAAGCGGTCAAGAAAATCCAGGACACGAACCTGATCTGCCCGGCGATCATGACCCAGTTTGCCGGTGCCGGTGCCCTCAAGGCCGGACAGGCCTGGTGCAGATCGCAGATTTCCGGATTCGAGAAAGTCCGCGACACCGTGCTAAATGAACTGGCGACGCTCGGCGATCGCATTCATCTGCCCAGGCCGGGCGGCGCGTTCTACGGGCTGATGCGGGTCAACAAGCGGATTGAAGACATGCGCCTGGTCGAGGCGTTGATCAGTGATTTCGGCGTCGCCGTCATGCCCGGTTCGACGTTCGGCCTGACCGAGCATTGCTATCTGCGCGCAGCGTATGGCGCGCTGGCGGCGGAGACCGTCACCGAAGGTATCGGGCGACTGGTGAAAGGACTCGGGGCGTTGATTTAG
- a CDS encoding EamA family transporter encodes MLQQRWFQYALLSAVSAAAVGIFGKLGLRHVDPTLATAVRSVIMAVLLVTVCFTTGLTSRLGELDGRALLMIALSGIAGAASWLFYFRALQAGELSQVAPVDKLSVPLGILLAVLVLGERPSGINWLGIGLALVGVYLASMPSKA; translated from the coding sequence ATGTTGCAACAACGGTGGTTCCAGTACGCGCTGCTGTCGGCGGTGTCGGCGGCCGCGGTGGGGATCTTCGGCAAGCTCGGCCTTCGCCATGTCGACCCGACCCTGGCGACGGCTGTCCGAAGCGTCATCATGGCGGTTCTTCTCGTGACGGTCTGCTTCACGACCGGGCTGACGTCCCGGCTGGGCGAACTCGACGGCCGCGCCCTGCTCATGATCGCGTTGTCCGGAATCGCCGGGGCGGCTTCGTGGCTGTTTTACTTCCGGGCGCTGCAGGCGGGCGAACTGTCGCAGGTCGCGCCGGTCGATAAGCTCAGCGTACCGTTGGGAATTCTGCTGGCCGTGCTGGTGCTCGGCGAGCGGCCCAGCGGCATTAACTGGCTGGGGATCGGTCTGGCGCTGGTGGGCGTCTATCTCGCGTCGATGCCGTCGAAGGCCTGA
- a CDS encoding Sua5/YciO/YrdC/YwlC family protein, producing the protein MSVPVISILAAPDFEHQVGRAAEALGQGKLVVLPTETVYGAAGVLTQPASLQQLRSLRGSAADAPFTIHLATPEAARQYTGDLSDLGNRMLKKLWPGPVGLVFDVPAERRAAVSRELGVAEPDLYGTDGSITLRCPDEVVAQAVLGKVAGPVALTAVGGASSQSPAAGLASDLDGRVALILDAGPTRYHQPSTIIRVNGDGYQIVRKGVYDERIIERLLRTTILFVCSGNTCRSPMAEAIARHLLADASGVADADLDKKGISVLSAGAFASPGMRATPQGVEAVRAMGADLTQHRSRQLTPELIHQADAIFTMGRGHAMAALSMVPSAKQKVTTLDPTGDIEDPIGGSLELYRDLAGELRRLIENRLKERDLLPERRP; encoded by the coding sequence ATGAGCGTGCCCGTGATCTCCATCCTCGCCGCCCCCGACTTTGAGCATCAGGTCGGGCGGGCCGCCGAAGCGCTGGGGCAGGGCAAGCTCGTCGTGCTACCGACGGAAACCGTCTATGGCGCGGCGGGCGTACTGACGCAACCCGCTTCGCTGCAACAACTAAGGAGCCTCCGCGGCAGCGCCGCCGACGCCCCGTTTACCATCCACCTCGCGACGCCCGAAGCGGCCCGCCAATACACCGGCGACCTCAGTGACCTCGGCAATCGTATGCTGAAGAAGCTGTGGCCGGGCCCGGTCGGTCTGGTGTTTGATGTGCCCGCCGAGCGCCGGGCCGCGGTTAGCCGCGAACTGGGCGTCGCCGAACCCGATCTTTATGGGACCGACGGCTCGATTACCCTGCGCTGCCCGGACGAAGTCGTCGCCCAGGCGGTACTCGGCAAGGTCGCCGGCCCGGTCGCTCTGACGGCGGTCGGCGGGGCGTCCAGCCAGTCGCCAGCCGCCGGCCTGGCGAGCGATCTCGACGGCCGTGTCGCCCTTATTCTTGATGCGGGCCCCACACGGTATCATCAGCCGTCGACGATCATCCGCGTCAACGGTGACGGCTACCAGATCGTCCGTAAGGGCGTGTACGACGAACGGATCATCGAGCGGCTGTTGCGCACGACGATCCTCTTCGTCTGCAGCGGGAACACCTGCCGTAGCCCGATGGCCGAGGCAATCGCCCGTCATCTGCTGGCCGATGCCAGCGGTGTGGCTGACGCGGACCTGGACAAAAAAGGCATCAGCGTCCTCTCCGCCGGTGCCTTTGCCAGTCCCGGCATGCGAGCCACGCCTCAGGGCGTCGAGGCGGTCCGGGCGATGGGTGCCGACCTGACCCAGCACCGCTCCCGGCAACTGACGCCGGAACTGATCCACCAGGCCGACGCCATCTTTACGATGGGTCGAGGCCACGCGATGGCGGCATTGTCGATGGTGCCGTCGGCGAAACAGAAAGTGACAACGCTCGACCCGACCGGCGATATTGAAGACCCGATCGGCGGCAGTCTGGAACTGTACCGCGACCTGGCCGGTGAACTGCGACGTCTGATCGAGAACCGTCTGAAGGAACGCGATCTGTTGCCCGAGCGACGACCCTGA
- the rpiB gene encoding ribose 5-phosphate isomerase B gives MRIAVACDHRGYEAKRRLLPVLKSAGHQVEDLGCDSTSAVDYPDFAAPVARAVARGDADVGILMDGSGIGMSVVANKIHGVRAALVHDHVTSRRAREHNHCNVLCLGTDLLGEDQIRQIVDIFLSTGFTDGRHVRRLEKVTQVEMEECRRAADPK, from the coding sequence ATGCGGATAGCCGTGGCGTGCGACCATCGCGGATACGAAGCCAAGCGCCGGCTACTACCGGTACTTAAATCGGCGGGGCATCAGGTCGAAGACCTCGGCTGCGACAGCACCTCCGCCGTTGACTACCCCGACTTCGCCGCCCCCGTCGCCCGCGCCGTCGCCCGCGGCGACGCCGACGTCGGCATCCTCATGGACGGCAGCGGCATCGGCATGTCTGTCGTGGCCAATAAGATTCATGGCGTCCGAGCGGCGCTCGTCCACGACCATGTCACGTCCCGCCGCGCCCGCGAACACAACCACTGCAACGTCCTGTGCCTCGGCACCGACCTGCTCGGCGAAGACCAGATCCGTCAGATCGTTGACATCTTTCTGAGCACGGGATTCACCGACGGACGGCACGTCCGCCGGCTCGAAAAGGTCACACAGGTTGAGATGGAAGAATGCCGCCGCGCCGCCGACCCCAAGTAG
- a CDS encoding Uma2 family endonuclease translates to MTATLLSSPTDTATVADLLERLGDIPAHRVRLHPSPGSATEQDVIDIEAREGRLFELVDGTLVEKGMGYWESILGVAISAALHAFVRPRKLGYVAMSDGMMRILPGQVRMPDVSFTSRERFPAGAFPREPIPTASPDLAVGILSESNTPKEMARKRQEYFQSGTKLVWMVDPALRQVAVYTDADTFKVYDTTQTIDGGDVLPGFALELGTLFSQLDE, encoded by the coding sequence GTGACCGCGACCCTGCTTTCATCGCCGACCGACACCGCAACCGTCGCCGACCTGCTCGAACGGCTCGGCGACATTCCGGCACACCGGGTCCGGCTCCACCCTTCGCCGGGGTCGGCCACCGAGCAGGATGTTATCGATATTGAAGCCCGGGAGGGCCGGCTGTTCGAGCTGGTGGACGGAACCCTGGTGGAGAAGGGCATGGGGTACTGGGAATCGATTCTGGGGGTCGCGATCAGCGCCGCGCTGCACGCGTTCGTTCGCCCGCGCAAGCTCGGCTATGTCGCGATGTCGGATGGGATGATGCGCATTCTGCCCGGCCAGGTGCGGATGCCGGATGTTTCCTTTACGTCTCGCGAACGGTTCCCCGCCGGGGCGTTTCCGAGGGAGCCCATTCCCACTGCGTCGCCGGACCTCGCCGTGGGAATACTCAGCGAGAGCAATACGCCCAAGGAGATGGCCCGCAAACGGCAGGAGTATTTCCAAAGCGGTACGAAGCTGGTCTGGATGGTCGACCCGGCGCTGCGGCAGGTCGCGGTTTACACCGATGCCGATACCTTCAAGGTGTATGACACTACCCAGACGATCGATGGTGGCGACGTGCTGCCGGGGTTTGCGCTTGAGTTGGGGACGCTGTTTTCGCAGTTGGACGAGTGA
- a CDS encoding DUF6678 family protein, with protein sequence MSDTPIAKLTATLDDHQRWVRLASRFSLSCMSNTKWRKVFAAIDESGISIRRCEFKCIDSDYITMEPRPPLTRELMETRFADSIWQPFEYKWIEWFRFPREFKPYPGVGLAVYQDLEALRDAIMAAAAACLELDADYLWLYGYRRATYVKTPRS encoded by the coding sequence GTGTCAGACACACCTATCGCAAAGCTCACCGCGACACTCGATGATCACCAGCGATGGGTCCGTCTTGCCTCACGGTTCAGCCTATCGTGCATGAGCAATACCAAGTGGCGAAAGGTGTTCGCCGCGATCGATGAATCCGGCATCTCGATCCGGCGGTGCGAGTTCAAATGTATTGATTCGGACTACATCACCATGGAGCCCCGCCCGCCGCTAACGCGTGAACTAATGGAGACGCGGTTCGCGGACAGCATTTGGCAGCCGTTCGAATACAAGTGGATCGAGTGGTTCCGCTTTCCACGGGAGTTCAAACCGTACCCCGGCGTGGGCCTGGCCGTGTACCAAGACCTCGAGGCCCTGAGAGACGCGATCATGGCGGCCGCGGCGGCGTGTCTGGAATTGGACGCAGACTATCTCTGGCTTTATGGCTACCGCCGCGCTACTTATGTCAAAACGCCTCGCTCGTAA
- a CDS encoding GNAT family N-acetyltransferase — protein sequence MPLTFRWVEDDERDRVAVTRMRAYAPASKDLPRFQERIRTDPRVKAGDFLLAELDGEPVGTSTSLSLTTWVRGGAAWCQGVAYVGTIRSHRRGGSADQPGIATRIMNETLRRARERNQSVSALMPFRNSFYERFGYGVVERRHDWVIPTPLLPAGDTDGLRHYRSTDLEALAVCRQKQVCRGQCDIKRTKESWINLIGQFEDGHFFVDRPESNGPIRGYVYFETVVRPDGRWQLVVEELGYEDAPALLRILRMLGSLKDQYATCHMLLPVDLPLQRLLKESQVPHRIVPHAAAECRMQTRMMMRILDHKAFLESMVALPPDQRGRAVVAVHEVEGDTGKFLVDLADGRMTVTPSDQSPQFECNSATWASIACGETPASQAVRYGLATGSTGAVGMLDALAVGPMPFTSEAF from the coding sequence ATGCCTCTGACGTTCCGCTGGGTCGAAGACGATGAACGCGACCGCGTCGCCGTGACGCGAATGCGGGCCTACGCGCCGGCGTCCAAGGATCTTCCACGCTTCCAGGAACGCATTCGCACCGATCCCCGCGTCAAGGCCGGCGACTTCCTCCTGGCCGAGCTCGACGGCGAACCCGTCGGCACCTCCACCAGCCTGTCGCTGACCACCTGGGTGCGCGGCGGGGCGGCCTGGTGCCAGGGGGTGGCGTATGTGGGCACGATCCGCTCGCACCGCCGGGGCGGCTCGGCCGATCAGCCGGGCATCGCCACGCGGATCATGAACGAAACGCTCCGTCGGGCCCGGGAGCGGAACCAGTCGGTCTCAGCGCTCATGCCCTTTCGAAACTCGTTCTACGAGCGGTTCGGCTACGGCGTCGTCGAACGCCGGCACGACTGGGTCATCCCCACGCCGCTGCTGCCCGCCGGCGATACCGACGGCCTGCGACACTACCGCTCGACGGATCTGGAAGCCCTCGCCGTCTGCCGCCAAAAGCAGGTCTGCCGCGGTCAGTGCGACATCAAGCGGACGAAAGAAAGTTGGATCAACCTGATCGGCCAGTTCGAAGACGGGCATTTTTTCGTCGACCGCCCCGAATCCAATGGCCCGATTCGCGGTTACGTCTATTTCGAAACGGTCGTCCGCCCCGACGGCCGCTGGCAACTGGTTGTTGAAGAGCTGGGCTACGAAGACGCGCCCGCACTATTGAGAATCCTGCGTATGCTCGGCAGCCTCAAGGACCAGTACGCCACCTGCCACATGCTGCTGCCGGTCGATCTGCCGCTGCAACGGCTGCTGAAGGAATCACAGGTCCCGCACCGCATCGTCCCCCACGCCGCCGCCGAGTGCCGCATGCAGACGCGCATGATGATGCGCATCCTCGACCACAAGGCGTTCCTGGAATCGATGGTAGCGCTGCCCCCCGACCAGCGCGGCCGGGCGGTGGTGGCGGTGCACGAGGTCGAAGGCGACACAGGCAAGTTCCTGGTCGACCTCGCCGACGGCCGAATGACGGTCACGCCATCGGACCAGTCGCCGCAGTTCGAATGTAACAGTGCGACGTGGGCGTCCATCGCCTGCGGCGAGACCCCGGCGTCACAGGCGGTGAGATACGGTCTCGCAACAGGATCAACCGGGGCGGTTGGGATGCTCGACGCGCTGGCGGTGGGGCCGATGCCGTTTACGAGCGAGGCGTTTTGA